The following are from one region of the Synergistes jonesii genome:
- a CDS encoding DUF4037 domain-containing protein, translating to MTRGLELCRRYYEECAAPAIEEKFKGVARRFAAGLAGEGSECLGFDDEISRDHDFGPGFCLWLTDCDFEKYGAELGALYDRLPKEFMGVARNTQPQGAGRVGVLRIGDFYRRFTGCRGVPPDEASWFRIPQNFLAAATGGEVFRDELGEFSRIRAALLPCYPRDVRLKKLSARVFAMAQAGQYNYPRCAKRGDRTAAAFSLGEFAKAALEAAHLINERYAPYYKWLFRSARGLPLLREAVEMTGSLFAESGGERDKIESICACTAAELKRKGLSDSGDSFLVAHAEEIMRRIESEYLKSFGVAAG from the coding sequence ATGACGCGGGGGCTTGAGCTCTGCCGCAGATATTACGAAGAATGCGCGGCGCCGGCCATCGAAGAAAAATTCAAAGGGGTCGCGCGGCGTTTCGCTGCCGGCCTCGCCGGAGAAGGCTCGGAGTGCCTCGGCTTCGACGACGAGATATCGCGCGACCACGACTTCGGCCCGGGCTTCTGCCTCTGGCTCACCGACTGTGACTTCGAAAAATACGGCGCCGAGCTGGGCGCCCTCTACGATCGTCTGCCGAAAGAATTCATGGGCGTCGCGCGAAACACGCAGCCGCAGGGCGCGGGGCGCGTAGGCGTCCTCAGGATCGGCGACTTTTACCGGCGCTTCACCGGCTGCCGCGGCGTCCCCCCGGACGAAGCGTCGTGGTTTCGCATACCGCAGAACTTCCTCGCGGCCGCGACGGGAGGGGAAGTCTTCCGCGACGAGCTTGGAGAATTTTCGCGCATACGCGCCGCGCTGCTGCCGTGCTACCCGCGCGACGTGAGGCTCAAAAAGCTATCCGCGCGCGTCTTCGCGATGGCGCAGGCTGGGCAGTACAACTATCCGAGGTGCGCGAAGCGCGGCGACAGGACGGCTGCGGCCTTCTCACTCGGAGAATTCGCGAAGGCGGCCCTCGAAGCGGCGCATCTGATAAACGAAAGATACGCGCCCTACTACAAATGGCTCTTCAGGAGCGCGCGCGGGCTCCCGCTGCTGCGCGAAGCCGTTGAAATGACCGGCAGCCTCTTCGCGGAAAGCGGCGGGGAGCGCGATAAAATAGAATCTATATGCGCGTGCACCGCCGCGGAATTGAAACGCAAAGGACTCTCCGATTCCGGCGACTCCTTCCTCGTAGCGCACGCGGAGGAGATAATGCGGCGCATAGAGAGCGAATATCTTAAAAGCTTCGGGGTGGCGGCAGGATGA